The genome window TGGAGGCCGGTTTCATCGACAAGACCACCAGCCTTTACGGGGACCTGATCTACACCCTGACCCATCTGCGTTTCAGCGAGGGGCAGGCCCGCAGCCACTGGGAGAACATCTTAAAGCACAAGCTGGAGCTGGCTGCCAAGCTGGGCCGCAACGTGGGGATCCGGGTCTCGCTGCTGGATTATTTCACCAACCTGCAGCAGAAGCTGGACAACCCCAAGGTGATCGAAATGGACCTCTACGAAAAGACCCTGCTCTCGGCGGTGACCGACGGCCTGACCGGGCTTTACAACCACCGCTATTTCCATGACCGGTTCGAGGAGGAGGTGGAGCGGGCCCGGCGCTACCAGCACCCGCTGTCCCTGCTGATGCTGGACCTGGATGATTTCAAAAGATACAATGACACCAACGGGCACATCGCCGGGGACCTGCTTCTGGTGGAGGTCTCCAAGGTGCTGAAGCGGGCGGTGCGCAAGGTGGACACGGCGGCCCGCTACGGGGGCGAGGAGTTCGCCATAATCCTGCCAGACACCAAAAAGAAGGGGGCCGTGATCATCGCCGGAAGGATCTGCCAGAAGATAGCCGATTACAGGTTCCCCAACCAGTCGGTGATGCCCAAGGGCAGAATAACCGTCAGCATCGGGGTGGCCAGCCTGGGCGACGATTCCGACAACCACAGCGGCCTGCTGGACAGCGCCGACAAGGCGCTTTACCGGGCC of bacterium contains these proteins:
- a CDS encoding GGDEF domain-containing protein; the protein is MKSKKDGFTKEIIEVLGKDHGETEEVIKLMEAGFIDKTTSLYGDLIYTLTHLRFSEGQARSHWENILKHKLELAAKLGRNVGIRVSLLDYFTNLQQKLDNPKVIEMDLYEKTLLSAVTDGLTGLYNHRYFHDRFEEEVERARRYQHPLSLLMLDLDDFKRYNDTNGHIAGDLLLVEVSKVLKRAVRKVDTAARYGGEEFAIILPDTKKKGAVIIAGRICQKIADYRFPNQSVMPKGRITVSIGVASLGDDSDNHSGLLDSADKALYRAKANGKNQAVG